Proteins co-encoded in one Arachis hypogaea cultivar Tifrunner chromosome 11, arahy.Tifrunner.gnm2.J5K5, whole genome shotgun sequence genomic window:
- the LOC112722333 gene encoding uncharacterized protein isoform X2 has translation MALVAHQPQGLYMTFSSRRSLCSKRMKLKQCLTKSHLIGRADWHCISKQNICLSVGPPCISGFKVKPLRIAGFKGTAQNDDSVTKANGLKVPKTSVRLEESGEFKSESPNGRSVPVSFAAEADESLAPSPVIHKLFKKWLTMLRTQPSNQEGEKILGESPPEVLPKTLEGAERNEKVEILKVAWSHFVSLDATIKIPLIIFAPFFLFVNVKYGAEVSKELTPLWVMGPLIVALYIMIVRWVAALYVFTFKQTIKIIKNLPSYCILAFTYAFRGKLKEDINAYIFQPMLRIKNANYKQMIRRKFEAFAEWIMEKYLDFVESIWPYYCRTIRFLKRANLI, from the exons ATGGCATTGGTTGCCCATCAACCACAG GGCTTGTATATGACATTTTCATCAAGGCGTTCCTTGTGCAGCAAGAGAATGAAACTGAAGCAGTGTTTAACAAAATCTCACTTGATTGGCAGAGCAGATTGGCATTGCATATCAAAGCAGAATATTTGTTTAAG TGTAGGGCCTCCGTGCATTAGTGGCTTCAAGGTTAAACCTTTGAGGATTGCAGGCTTCAAAGGCACTGCTCAAAATGATGATTCTGTAACCAAAGCTAATGGATTGAAGGTCCCCAAAACTTCTGTTAGACTAGAAGAGAGTGGGGAATTCAAATCAGAATCTCCAAATGGCCGCAGTGTTCCAGTCTCTTTTGCCGCCGAAGCAGATGAGAGCCTTGCACCGTCACCTGTTATTCATAAACTTTTCAAAAAATGGCTGACTATGCTGCGCACACAACCATCAAATCAAGAAGGGGAGAAGATTTTGGGAGAGTCTCCTCCGGAGGTTTTACCAAAAACTCTAGAAGGGGCAGAAAGGAATGAAAAAGTTGAGATTTTGAAGGTGGCTTGGTCCCATTTTGTATCCCTGGATGCAACAATAAAGATTCCGTTAATAATATT TGCCCCTTTCTTCCTCTTTGTCAATGTAAAATATGGTGCCGAGGTTTCCAAGGAGTTGACTCCTTTATGGGTTATGGGGCCACTCATTGTAGCTCTCTACATCATGATAGTGCGATGGGTGGCCGCACTGTATGTCTTCACCTTCAAGCAGACTATCAAAATAATCAAGAATTTGCCCTCTTACTGCATTTTGGCCTTCACCTATGCTTTCCGCGGCAAGCTCAAAGAAGATATCAATGCTTACATTTTTCAGCCTATGTTGAGGATTAAAAATGCTAATTATAAACAGATGATAAGAAGAAAGTTTGAAGCATTTGCAGAATGGATAATGGAGAAGTATCTTGATTTTGTTGAATCAATATGGCCGTATTACTGTAGGACAATCAGATTTTTGAAGAGGGCTAATCTCATTTAG
- the LOC112722333 gene encoding uncharacterized protein isoform X1 — translation MALVAHQPQGLYMTFSSRRSLCSKRMKLKQCLTKSHLIGRADWHCISKQNICLRWKNCVAGIERPPCISGFKVKPLRIAGFKGTAQNDDSVTKANGLKVPKTSVRLEESGEFKSESPNGRSVPVSFAAEADESLAPSPVIHKLFKKWLTMLRTQPSNQEGEKILGESPPEVLPKTLEGAERNEKVEILKVAWSHFVSLDATIKIPLIIFAPFFLFVNVKYGAEVSKELTPLWVMGPLIVALYIMIVRWVAALYVFTFKQTIKIIKNLPSYCILAFTYAFRGKLKEDINAYIFQPMLRIKNANYKQMIRRKFEAFAEWIMEKYLDFVESIWPYYCRTIRFLKRANLI, via the exons ATGGCATTGGTTGCCCATCAACCACAG GGCTTGTATATGACATTTTCATCAAGGCGTTCCTTGTGCAGCAAGAGAATGAAACTGAAGCAGTGTTTAACAAAATCTCACTTGATTGGCAGAGCAGATTGGCATTGCATATCAAAGCAGAATATTTGTTTAAGGTGGAAAAATTGTGTTGCTGGTATAGAAA GGCCTCCGTGCATTAGTGGCTTCAAGGTTAAACCTTTGAGGATTGCAGGCTTCAAAGGCACTGCTCAAAATGATGATTCTGTAACCAAAGCTAATGGATTGAAGGTCCCCAAAACTTCTGTTAGACTAGAAGAGAGTGGGGAATTCAAATCAGAATCTCCAAATGGCCGCAGTGTTCCAGTCTCTTTTGCCGCCGAAGCAGATGAGAGCCTTGCACCGTCACCTGTTATTCATAAACTTTTCAAAAAATGGCTGACTATGCTGCGCACACAACCATCAAATCAAGAAGGGGAGAAGATTTTGGGAGAGTCTCCTCCGGAGGTTTTACCAAAAACTCTAGAAGGGGCAGAAAGGAATGAAAAAGTTGAGATTTTGAAGGTGGCTTGGTCCCATTTTGTATCCCTGGATGCAACAATAAAGATTCCGTTAATAATATT TGCCCCTTTCTTCCTCTTTGTCAATGTAAAATATGGTGCCGAGGTTTCCAAGGAGTTGACTCCTTTATGGGTTATGGGGCCACTCATTGTAGCTCTCTACATCATGATAGTGCGATGGGTGGCCGCACTGTATGTCTTCACCTTCAAGCAGACTATCAAAATAATCAAGAATTTGCCCTCTTACTGCATTTTGGCCTTCACCTATGCTTTCCGCGGCAAGCTCAAAGAAGATATCAATGCTTACATTTTTCAGCCTATGTTGAGGATTAAAAATGCTAATTATAAACAGATGATAAGAAGAAAGTTTGAAGCATTTGCAGAATGGATAATGGAGAAGTATCTTGATTTTGTTGAATCAATATGGCCGTATTACTGTAGGACAATCAGATTTTTGAAGAGGGCTAATCTCATTTAG